The following DNA comes from Sander lucioperca isolate FBNREF2018 chromosome 2, SLUC_FBN_1.2, whole genome shotgun sequence.
TGATGTCTTTCTGAAGGGGTTTTTAGGATTGAGATGCGGCCCTCTTATTAATGTGGGTTCAGGCACAAGTGTAAGTGTGGTCCTCAGACAGCCACACTGAGGACAGAACAGCAGCGACAGCTCCACTCAAGAGACCCTTCTGACGTGAATTACAGTCAACAGGGTGTATATTCTTGAGGCTAATCAATCCTTGCAAATGTGATCTGTATTTCTGGAACATCAGtcaatgtaaaatattaatttaagtACATATCTTCAAATGTAAGCTCTCAAGTTTTCCCAGCAGTGAGACCCAGCAAGTTTCCATGAcaaacaaaatcaacaccaGGTTCACTCATTAGAAAAACTTCAGCCAGAGAGCAGGAACTAAACAGTGACATAATTAGGTTTATTGTAATGTTTTGTGTGCATTACTATTTTTGCAGCCTTTGACATATGTTTTCTTCATGTTTGGTGAATGTGTCATAGGTAAAACTATAGAGCCACAAAGTAGGAGTAGCCGCTGATTCATGTGTTTTTACCACTGTTCTCACATGGGAGTCTCCTGTGTTGTTtaagaaaaatatagtatagtatagtttaTTAATCCCGTAAGGAgaaattcatatatatatatatatatattcacatacacacaggcccaaatacacacatgcacaatcaGGATCTATACACATGCATAATGTATGGAGATGAGAgagtcagagtgagggggctgtcTCACAGGGCACTCTGAGCAGGTGGCCAAGGGCTCCAGTAGacgaactggcacctctccagctaccagtccacactctgtacttggGCAGTGTGGGGACTTGGACCTGCGACTCTCTGGGTCCCAACCAAGTCAAGCCAAGTGATCAAAATCAATACAGCAGAACTAGATATATTGTCTTTGTTATTCCATGCATTCTTCTCCCTTGTCAAAACCTGCAGTGCAACTCAACTGCTGATAGTTCAGTTAGAGTTGGAatgtgttatgctagtagcggCTAATGCAGCCTTGAGCCACTAGCCTcaggcagagatgaggagcgggCTACAGAGTTCTGTtcagctcacttctttctaactcacACAACTATCGCACACATCCCTCTGGAGCTGCAATGCTTTATACAAATTTTTTAGTAGTTCTTCCCaagacatgtaaacacactttgATGTGGAGGACACTATAGGTTTATATGTAATTGTTTCTGATGCTAATTCATCTCTATGAGTAAGCCCTTTTCATTCCATGTAGCAATTATCAAGTAACCACTTgataatacaaaaaatattcttTTAGTTTTTAACAGCTTAAATTATCATCCGGTTTCTACAAAGTGTTGTCTCTAGCTTTTGTTTGCCGTTAGCAATGCATGCAACAGAatttcaatattatatattatatatatatatatatatatatatatatatatatatatatatatatatatatatatatatatatactgtagcatTACCCTTTTactgtttgaaaaaaacaaccagATATTTCCTGATGATGTTGctcatccttttttttcttatgaTTCAACCAGGAGATTTCAATGCCTAAGTGCAAAACTGGTCTTTAACCTTAGGAACCTCTATTCAAGGAGTAAACTCAATGAAAGtatgacatttttaaacaaaatagtgtttttttgCCATTTGACATAAATGTTAACCTTTGCTTTTAAGGTTCTCTGAGAATGACtaataaaactgtaaaaaagttgtattatattatatttattatttattataaaaaaactgaaataactaCATTCATTTGCTGACGTATCAACAATTATTACACCCTCCCAGCCGCAGGACATTAACTGCACCACTGTTTctgttaaaacaaaatgttttgctttgtttctGTAGCGATAAACATAACCTTTGGTGAATGAAAACTTAacttaaaaagttttttttggggttttttaaATAACCAATGTAAGAACCCCCCATCAAGATgactaaagaatatttaaaaaaagaaaatgagaccCTTGAAAGTCCCTGCATATTACGTCCCTTGTGTCTGTGCACCCTGTCTTTTCCCACAACTCAGCGTTCTTCGCGGCCTCTTCTTCATAACATTACCGAATAGGAAAGGCTGCAGGCTTTTTTTCCATCAAGTTTTGCAATCCACCGGGACCTTTTATGGGAGATGTTTTTCGTGGTTCATTTGATGTTGCTGGTGTTAATATTGTGTTTgaagtttgtgtttttgatgCTTATAGTTCCTTAGAGACAATGTCGCAGCGAAGAAAAATAATGacacaaaactaaaaacaaaccaaaaagtgCAGTGTTGTTGACAGACATTTGCATCAAATTTAGCTTGGCGGTCAATAGCAGTTTTTGAAGGCTGTGGTAAATTTTGCCCAGAGTCATGTATGAGATACTGCATCTGCTGAGATGTACCCAGGATCAATTCTAccaacattgttttgttttgctgaaGAGCCTTTTGGCTATGCAGATGGAAGACAAGTAGGATGTTACAGACTATTTCAGCTGTATCTCTGCAAGATCAATATCcacattcttttttcttttctttctgaaGAACAACTTGAGGAGGATAAATTGCACAGTAATGGAGGTAAAGTATTGTCATCTGAGCTCAAAAACACTCATTTTGGCAGCTCACCTTCAATTATTTTGCCTCtgttgctctctctttctcatccaACAGAAAGTTTAGTTGTGGTAGAAGTCAGCTTGTGTCATGACTCATGCAGCTTTGCCTTTAAACTGTTCTGTTTGGTGCACTCTTCCATTTTTCTCACTTTCTTGCTCCATCCATTCATGCTTAATCTGCTCCACATCATCATATTTGAACACCACTGCACTACTAATACGTTCACATCAGATAACAGCGGAGTTAATTCTTCATTTCCAAATTGAGCACATTTGATGGTCGTAAATGTCTGCCTGCTGCCAGGATTACTCTTACTGCTGCAATCGAGAAGTAGAGCTAATTAATGTTTTAGTATTAAGTGCATGGCAATAACCACTTGAGTTTAACTTGATACACCATATTACACACAAAAATTTCAcccaaattattaaaaaaaactaacattttCTCACTCACCACAATAGGTATCTAGACATGGGTTTTATTTGCCCAGGTTTTAATACATCACCCCTGACATTTCTACAATGGAGATACTTTAATTGCttaaaatcacattttcaaCAGTTTTCATAGTGACTAATTCTTCAGTAGAAATGGATTATCCAGAGTAACAGGTACATTGTTGGGACAAATGTTgctgtttaatttttttgtatggaattttttttatcaatagaTTGATCAACATTGTATTTACTGTACCAGTACCTCCATTGTATAGGTTTTGAGGCAGAAAGCTTACAGACAGATATTTCAAAACGTggacaaattaaaccaaaactatTTGCATGGCTAGATACTACACTACAGATAAGCaagaaaatactgtatgttcttTTGTAATTAGTGTGAACATGCATTGTATACAGTTTGTCACAACCAGGTGTTATGGTGGTGTTAAATAAGTCACTATCTCTGTCCTCTTCTAACAGGGAGCCAGGAGAAGCAGGACTGGTCCATCCAGTGGCCCACCTCTGAATCGGGCAAAGAAAACACTCCGGTGTGCCAGCCAGAGGTCAGTCAGTGGATCCGGTTTCAGCTCTCCCAAAGCCCCAAAGTCCAGTCCAAGTACAACCAGCACATGTGCCACAGCCCCCAAGCCCTGGCCCCCCCTTTATATGCCGATCGACTGACCGTTGACAGCCCAGCCACAGGGTTCTTCCCTCCCTTGGACTATGGTCATCGCTCCCTGCCCCCGTCACCCCGCCAGAGGCATTTTGGCCACACACCTCCTCGGACTCCCTTAGTGGTCAACACCATGACGCCGCCTGGCACTCCCCCAATGCGGCGTAGAAACAAAGTGAAGGCCCCGGGCACGCCACCTCCACCTAGCCGCAAGCTCATCCATCTGCTACCAGGCTTCACCGCACTGCACCGCAGCAAATCCCACGAGTTCCAGCTGGGGAACCGCTTGgatgacacacagacaccaaaGTAAGTGTTATACCCTTCTGGATTTTTAATGGCAAAAAGTtggtgctctgtgtttactgaATAGCCCAAACCATGATACAAATGCGAACACAAAGGTCAAATCACCAACAAAATTCTAAGCATAGGATCTGAAGCTGCTTTCACTCTCAAATTGATTGACAGGTGTGAAGTTATTAATGTATTCTGATGCTGTCAAAGGTTTGTTTACATCTGTAATGATAATTATAATCAgtttgaaaacacaaaaaagtattAGTTTTGATTCGTACAAACTCTTCAGTTATGTTGGTTAATTTAGCACcattatacatatattatgTTTGATATAGAAGCTCCACACCCTTGTCAAATATATATGTAAGTTTCTTCTGAAGAATCACATCAGGGTTTCATTGatcagtagggctgggcgatttTTCATCTTCAATCTTATTTTCAATTACAATTTTGGCTTCCAACAATTATGAAAACAAGATAATCAAGATAAAACGATTATTGTGCCGCATTCCGTTTCGCAATGATGCTCTCGTTTTGTCTTTTGTTATAAATCCAGCGCACACCCCTTaggtataataataattacaggaATATAATCAGGGGAggaagtatttagatcctttGCTTTTATAAAATTAGCAATGCTGTGttataaaaatactccattacaaataaaagtcctgcattaaagtGTGTGCGGAAAAATGGGGCTGCCGAGATCCGCCGGATGCCGTGAAATGCGCCATGGAGGTCCGCTAAGATCCACAGACCTCGGTTGCTCCGAGCCCCATGCACACTGGTGTCACGGAGGGAAGCCACACACCGTTCACCTAAACACATTGCctacacaaagatgacacagatctggattaaaatcagcaaagtatccctttaggTAAATCACGTAAATATTATTAGCAAGCATATTATAAGTAAAAGAActcagaaaatgtacagtatataggctTAGAAGAAAGATGAAATGGAAGCAACAACAAAATCCTGCCATTTATTGTAAATTAGGACTGAGGCTATGTGGTTCTTATTGCACACATTTGTTTGACTGTCAATTATCTTGTTTATAAAGTTTCTTAGAGACAATTTTCCAAGTTGTTACTGGTCAATCAATTACAGCAGATTGCCTGCCTGAAGCTAATATTCAGAGATTCAGTCCTCGCTCTCCCTGATCTGTACAAGGTCTCACAACATTATTTCATCTGATCCAAGTTGCACAGAAAGGAAGTTAGGTCCCCACCTTTCCTTTCAGCCTTTCAGATTTACTAGAACATAATCACCCACCAGAGCCCGATCAGATTAATTCCTGGGAGGACAACATTGCCCTTAAAGAACCAACGGCCTGTCGGTAGAGATAAGGGGCCTCTGGGCTGAGTTCCTGACCGACCATGCCTGTGTCTGGTGCTATGCTGATCAGATTTGGCCATGAACATGGTCCACCACTGCTAGGTAATCAGGAACCAGAGTCCGCCTCAGGAGAGCTGCTCTCATTTTGATAATGCCATTAGATGACAGTGCCCTATCACTGCTACACTTGGTAAGTTAATATTTGGGAGTTGTCCTCTGCTTTTACGATGGCCATCTGGGttacatttggtgtgtgcttgGTTGCCGACAGGACTACATCCACACATGTCCGTGCACGTGGGTGTATGCATCTGTATCTGAACAATGGACTGGATCATAGCTG
Coding sequences within:
- the LOC118493696 gene encoding kinase suppressor of Ras 2-like isoform X1, which translates into the protein MNEEMTKSEEQHLSLQKALQQCELVQNMIDISISSLEGLRTKCATSNDLTQKEIRTLEGKLVKYFSRQLSCKCKVALEERSVELEDFPRLGHWFRIVNLRKEVTEEMSPGEVTLEGLLEMSEEQVCELLQKFGANEEECARLNASLSCLRKAHQLEQLEEDKLHSNGGSQEKQDWSIQWPTSESGKENTPVCQPEVSQWIRFQLSQSPKVQSKYNQHMCHSPQALAPPLYADRLTVDSPATGFFPPLDYGHRSLPPSPRQRHFGHTPPRTPLVVNTMTPPGTPPMRRRNKVKAPGTPPPPSRKLIHLLPGFTALHRSKSHEFQLGNRLDDTQTPNFQ
- the LOC118493696 gene encoding kinase suppressor of Ras 2-like isoform X2, with the protein product MNEEMTKSEEQHLSLQKALQQCELVQNMIDISISSLEGLRTKCATSNDLTQKEIRTLEGKLVKYFSRQLSCKCKVALEERSVELEDFPRLGHWFRIVNLRKEVTEEMSPGEVTLEGLLEMSEEQVCELLQKFGANEEECARLNASLSCLRKAHQLEQLEEDKLHSNGGSQEKQDWSIQWPTSESGKENTPVCQPEVSQWIRFQLSQSPKVQSKYNQHMCHSPQALAPPLYADRLTVDSPATGFFPPLDYGHRSLPPSPRQRHFGHTPPRTPLVVNTMTPPGTPPMRRRNKVKAPGTPPPPSRKLIHLLPGFTALHRSKSHEFQLGNRLDDTQTPK
- the LOC118493696 gene encoding kinase suppressor of Ras 2-like isoform X3 yields the protein MNEEMTKSEEQHLSLQKALQQCELVQNMIDISISSLEGLRTKCATSNDLTQKEIRTLEGKLVKYFSRQLSCKCKVALEERSVELEDFPRLGHWFRIVNLRKEVTEEMSPGEVTLEGLLEMSEEQVCELLQKFGANEEECARLNASLSCLRKAHQLGSQEKQDWSIQWPTSESGKENTPVCQPEVSQWIRFQLSQSPKVQSKYNQHMCHSPQALAPPLYADRLTVDSPATGFFPPLDYGHRSLPPSPRQRHFGHTPPRTPLVVNTMTPPGTPPMRRRNKVKAPGTPPPPSRKLIHLLPGFTALHRSKSHEFQLGNRLDDTQTPNFQ